In a genomic window of Streptomyces roseoviridis:
- the sucB gene encoding 2-oxoglutarate dehydrogenase, E2 component, dihydrolipoamide succinyltransferase, producing the protein MSVSVTLPALGESVTEGTVTRWLKAEGERVEADEPLLEVSTDKVDTEIPAPASGILASIKVAEDETVEVGAELAIIDDGSGAPAAAPAPAAEAAPAPAQEAPAQDAPAAPAPQATPSTDVQEPAPAPTAEAAAGGGSAQGTDVVLPALGESVTEGTVTRWLKSVGESVEADEPLLEVSTDKVDTEIPAPASGVLLEIVVGEDETAEVGAKLAVIGAAGAAPAAAPAPAAPAPAAAPAQEAPAAPAPAPAPAAPAAPAPAPAPAQPAAPVAAPAPATPAPAAAAPAAAAPAPASGASTGSAGAAGAAQVSAPAEDGAYVTPLVRKLATENGVDLASVKGTGVGGRIRKQDVLAAAEAKKAAPAPAAAAPASAPKAPALEVSPLRGQTVKMTRMRKVIGDNMMKALHGQAQLTSVVEVDITKLMKLRARAKDAFAAREGVKLSPMPFFVKAAAQALKAHPVINARINEAEGTITYFDTENIGIAVDSEKGLMTPVIKGAGDLNIAGISKKTAELASAVRAGKITPDDLAGATFTISNTGSRGALFDTIIVPPNQVAILGIGATVRRPVVVNHPDLGETIAIRDMTYVALSYDHRLVDGADAARYLTAVKAILEAGEFEVDLGL; encoded by the coding sequence ATGTCGGTTTCCGTAACCCTGCCGGCGCTCGGCGAGAGCGTCACCGAGGGCACCGTCACCCGCTGGCTCAAGGCCGAGGGCGAGCGCGTCGAGGCCGACGAGCCGCTGCTCGAGGTCTCGACCGACAAGGTCGACACCGAGATCCCCGCCCCCGCCTCGGGCATCCTGGCCTCCATCAAGGTCGCCGAGGACGAGACGGTCGAGGTCGGCGCCGAGCTGGCCATCATCGACGACGGCTCGGGCGCCCCGGCCGCCGCGCCGGCGCCGGCCGCCGAGGCCGCTCCGGCTCCGGCCCAGGAGGCCCCGGCCCAGGACGCGCCGGCCGCCCCGGCGCCGCAGGCCACCCCGTCCACCGACGTCCAGGAGCCGGCTCCGGCCCCGACCGCCGAGGCGGCCGCCGGTGGCGGCTCCGCCCAGGGCACCGACGTCGTCCTGCCGGCGCTCGGCGAGTCCGTCACCGAGGGCACCGTCACCCGCTGGCTGAAGTCGGTCGGCGAGAGCGTCGAGGCCGACGAGCCGCTGCTCGAGGTCTCCACGGACAAGGTCGACACCGAGATCCCGGCCCCGGCCTCCGGTGTGCTGCTCGAGATCGTCGTCGGCGAGGACGAGACCGCCGAGGTCGGCGCCAAGCTGGCCGTCATCGGCGCCGCGGGTGCCGCCCCGGCCGCCGCTCCGGCTCCGGCCGCCCCGGCGCCCGCCGCCGCCCCGGCCCAGGAGGCCCCGGCCGCTCCGGCTCCGGCCCCCGCTCCGGCGGCCCCTGCCGCCCCGGCGCCCGCCCCGGCTCCGGCCCAGCCCGCCGCCCCGGTGGCCGCTCCGGCTCCGGCGACCCCGGCTCCGGCCGCTGCCGCTCCCGCCGCCGCTGCCCCGGCCCCCGCCTCCGGTGCAAGCACCGGCTCCGCTGGAGCGGCTGGCGCCGCGCAGGTCTCTGCGCCGGCGGAGGACGGCGCCTACGTGACCCCGCTGGTCCGCAAGCTCGCCACCGAGAACGGTGTCGACCTGGCGTCCGTCAAGGGCACCGGCGTCGGCGGCCGGATCCGCAAGCAGGACGTCCTCGCGGCCGCCGAGGCCAAGAAGGCCGCCCCGGCCCCCGCCGCCGCAGCTCCGGCCTCGGCGCCGAAGGCCCCGGCCCTGGAGGTCTCCCCGCTGCGCGGTCAGACCGTCAAGATGACCCGCATGCGCAAGGTCATCGGCGACAACATGATGAAGGCGCTGCACGGCCAGGCCCAGCTGACCTCGGTCGTCGAGGTCGACATCACCAAGCTGATGAAGCTGCGCGCCCGGGCCAAGGACGCCTTCGCCGCCCGTGAGGGCGTCAAGCTCTCCCCGATGCCGTTCTTCGTGAAGGCGGCGGCCCAGGCGCTGAAGGCCCACCCGGTCATCAACGCCCGGATCAACGAGGCCGAGGGCACGATCACCTACTTCGACACCGAGAACATCGGTATCGCGGTGGACTCCGAGAAGGGTCTGATGACCCCGGTCATCAAGGGTGCGGGCGACCTCAACATCGCCGGCATCTCCAAGAAGACCGCGGAGCTGGCCTCGGCCGTGCGCGCCGGCAAGATCACGCCGGACGACCTGGCGGGCGCGACCTTCACCATCTCCAACACCGGTTCGCGCGGCGCGCTGTTCGACACGATCATCGTTCCGCCGAACCAGGTCGCCATCCTGGGCATCGGCGCCACCGTGCGCCGTCCGGTCGTCGTGAACCACCCGGACCTGGGTGAGACGATCGCGATCCGCGACATGACGTACGTCGCCCTGTCCTACGACCACCGTCTGGTGGACGGCGCGGACGCCGCCCGCTACCTGACGGCCGTCAAGGCGATCCTCGAGGCCGGCGAGTTCGAGGTCGACCTCGGCCTGTAA
- a CDS encoding GNAT family N-acetyltransferase — translation MIVPEIRIREARAADEPALAELDRTTWSPLHAVTPPPEPGRPFYDERHRPEHFLVAELGGAVVGYVRVVPPTRLACNAHVRQIQGLAVDAAARGRGVARALLRAAADRARADGATRLTLRVLGHNAPARSLYESEGFRVEGVLRGEFLLDGAYVDDILMGRPLTD, via the coding sequence ATGATCGTGCCCGAGATACGGATACGCGAGGCGCGAGCCGCCGACGAGCCCGCCCTCGCCGAGCTGGACCGCACCACCTGGTCGCCGCTTCACGCCGTGACGCCCCCTCCGGAGCCGGGCCGGCCCTTCTACGACGAACGGCACCGGCCCGAGCACTTCCTGGTCGCGGAGCTCGGGGGAGCGGTCGTCGGCTACGTCCGGGTCGTCCCGCCCACCCGGCTGGCCTGCAACGCCCACGTCCGCCAGATCCAGGGCCTCGCCGTCGACGCCGCCGCGCGCGGCCGGGGCGTGGCCCGCGCCCTGCTGCGCGCCGCGGCGGACCGCGCCCGCGCCGACGGCGCCACCCGCCTCACCCTCCGCGTGCTCGGCCACAACGCCCCGGCGCGGTCCCTCTACGAGAGCGAGGGCTTCCGGGTCGAGGGCGTCCTGCGGGGCGAGTTCCTGCTGGACGGGGCCTACGTGGACGACATCCTGATGGGCCGCCCGCTGACGGACTGA
- a CDS encoding SDR family oxidoreductase gives MTAETKPLADRVCLVAGATRGAGRAIAVQLGAAGATVYVTGRTTRDRVSEVGRTTETIEETAELVTEAGGSGIAVPTDHLEPEQVRDLADRIDRVHGRLDVLVNDVWGGEHLIGSTFGKKTWDIDLTDGLRMLELGVKTHLITSHALVPLLIRHPGGLVVEVTDGTTAYNGTHYRENLFYDLAKNAPIRMAFGLAKELADAACTAVSISPGWLRSEQMLAHFGVTEDTWREATRQLPDFAVSESPVYVGRAVAALAADPDRARWNGRSLDSGQLAREYGFTDADGSRPDSWGFMLAKESDPDTRVEDYR, from the coding sequence ATGACCGCTGAAACGAAGCCACTCGCCGACCGCGTCTGCCTCGTCGCCGGAGCCACCCGCGGAGCCGGCCGCGCCATCGCCGTCCAGCTCGGCGCCGCCGGAGCCACCGTGTACGTCACCGGCCGCACCACCCGCGACCGGGTCAGCGAGGTCGGCCGCACCACCGAGACCATCGAGGAGACCGCCGAACTCGTCACCGAGGCCGGCGGCTCGGGCATCGCCGTGCCCACCGACCACCTGGAGCCCGAGCAGGTCCGCGACCTGGCCGACCGCATCGACCGCGTCCACGGCCGGCTCGACGTCCTCGTCAACGACGTCTGGGGCGGCGAGCACCTCATCGGCTCGACCTTCGGCAAGAAGACCTGGGACATCGACCTCACCGACGGCCTGCGGATGCTCGAACTCGGCGTGAAGACCCACCTGATCACCTCGCACGCCCTGGTGCCGCTGCTCATCCGCCACCCCGGCGGCCTCGTCGTCGAGGTCACCGACGGCACCACCGCGTACAACGGCACCCACTACCGCGAGAACCTCTTCTACGACCTCGCCAAGAACGCCCCGATCCGGATGGCCTTCGGCCTCGCGAAGGAGCTCGCGGACGCGGCCTGCACGGCCGTCTCGATCAGCCCCGGCTGGCTCAGGTCCGAGCAGATGCTCGCCCACTTCGGCGTCACCGAGGACACCTGGCGCGAGGCGACGAGGCAACTGCCCGACTTCGCCGTCTCCGAGTCCCCCGTCTACGTCGGCCGGGCCGTCGCCGCCCTCGCCGCCGACCCCGACCGGGCCCGCTGGAACGGCCGGTCCCTCGACAGCGGACAGCTCGCGCGGGAGTACGGCTTCACCGACGCCGACGGATCCCGGCCCGACTCCTGGGGCTTCATGCTGGCCAAGGAGAGCGACCCGGACACCCGGGTGGAGGACTACCGGTAG
- a CDS encoding YafY family protein yields the protein MRAARLIKMVLLLQNRPSMTAAELAAELEVSERTVTRDALALSEAGVPVYADRGRAGGYRLVGGYRTRLTGLARGEAEALFLSGLPGALRDMGLEDAASAARLKVSAALLPSLADAPRSAAQRFHLDAPGWYQEPQTPRLLAPVAEAVWDDRPVSARYRRGDGEVERDLEPYGLVLKAGVWYVCARAGTAWRTYRVDRFSAVEVREERFVRDPDFDLAAFWAERSAEFARSLLRAEVELLLSEAGARRLPYVTDRAAAEEALAAGVREADGRVRVTVRVENEEVAFGQLLGLGAEAEVLAPAALRERFAQAARAMADRYR from the coding sequence ATGCGTGCCGCTCGTCTCATCAAGATGGTCCTGCTGCTGCAGAACCGCCCGTCCATGACCGCCGCCGAGCTCGCGGCCGAGCTTGAGGTGTCGGAGCGGACCGTCACCCGCGATGCCCTCGCCCTCTCGGAGGCGGGGGTTCCCGTGTACGCGGACCGGGGCCGGGCGGGCGGCTACCGCCTGGTGGGCGGCTACCGGACCCGGCTGACGGGGCTCGCGCGCGGCGAGGCGGAGGCGCTGTTCCTGTCCGGGCTGCCGGGCGCGCTGCGGGACATGGGCCTTGAGGACGCGGCCTCGGCGGCCCGCCTGAAGGTGTCGGCCGCGCTGCTGCCGTCGCTGGCGGACGCTCCCCGCTCGGCGGCGCAGCGCTTCCACCTGGACGCGCCGGGCTGGTACCAGGAGCCGCAGACGCCCAGGCTGCTCGCTCCGGTCGCGGAGGCCGTCTGGGACGACCGGCCCGTGTCGGCCCGCTACCGGCGGGGTGACGGCGAGGTGGAGCGGGACCTGGAGCCGTACGGGCTCGTCCTGAAGGCGGGGGTCTGGTACGTGTGCGCCCGGGCGGGCACGGCGTGGCGGACGTACCGGGTGGACCGGTTCAGCGCGGTCGAGGTGCGCGAGGAACGTTTCGTCCGGGATCCGGACTTCGATCTGGCGGCGTTCTGGGCCGAGCGGTCCGCCGAGTTCGCGCGCTCGCTGCTGCGGGCCGAGGTGGAGCTGCTGCTCTCGGAGGCGGGGGCGCGGCGGCTGCCGTACGTGACGGACCGGGCGGCGGCCGAGGAGGCGCTGGCGGCGGGGGTCCGGGAGGCGGACGGCCGGGTGCGCGTCACCGTGCGGGTGGAGAACGAGGAGGTCGCCTTCGGCCAGTTGCTGGGGCTCGGTGCGGAGGCGGAGGTCCTCGCCCCGGCGGCGCTGCGCGAACGGTTCGCGCAGGCCGCCCGGGCCATGGCGGACCGCTACCGGTAG
- a CDS encoding TIGR01777 family oxidoreductase — MQPSSQQHSEQPDAPPPHSSPQADPGHRPPSPPRSSRRRVAVTGASGLIGSALVRSLRADGHDIVRLVRRPARTADEVEWDPARLYVDTAGLVGVDAVVHLAGAGVGERRWSDAYKQEIRDSRVLGTRAVAEALASLADPPEVLVCGTALGWYGDTGSRAVDESAPAGEGFLPSVCVEWEAAAAPAEAAGIRVTYARTGLVVAREGGAWGRLFPLFRAGLGGRMGDGRQYWSFISLHDEVAALRHMVDTPSLSGPVNLTAPEPVTNREVTAAMGRVLRRPAFLHVPAPALRVVLGEFAQDVLGSQRVLPGRLLETGFDFAFPTIDDSVRAAAR; from the coding sequence ATGCAGCCCTCCTCGCAGCAGCACTCCGAGCAGCCCGACGCGCCGCCGCCGCACTCGTCGCCACAGGCGGACCCGGGGCACCGGCCCCCCTCCCCGCCCCGGTCCTCCCGCCGGCGCGTGGCCGTCACCGGCGCGTCGGGGCTCATCGGCTCCGCCCTCGTGCGCTCCCTGCGCGCCGACGGCCACGACATCGTGCGGCTGGTCCGGCGGCCCGCCAGGACCGCCGACGAGGTGGAGTGGGACCCGGCCCGCCTGTACGTCGACACCGCCGGCCTCGTCGGGGTCGACGCGGTGGTCCACCTCGCGGGCGCCGGCGTCGGCGAGCGGCGCTGGAGCGACGCGTACAAGCAGGAGATCCGTGACAGCCGCGTGCTCGGTACGCGCGCGGTCGCCGAGGCGCTCGCCTCGCTCGCCGACCCGCCCGAGGTGCTGGTCTGCGGAACCGCGCTCGGCTGGTACGGCGACACCGGCAGCCGCGCGGTGGACGAGAGCGCGCCCGCGGGCGAGGGCTTCCTGCCGTCGGTGTGCGTGGAGTGGGAGGCCGCGGCGGCACCCGCCGAGGCGGCCGGCATCCGCGTGACGTACGCCCGCACGGGACTGGTGGTGGCCCGGGAGGGCGGGGCCTGGGGCCGGCTGTTCCCGCTCTTCCGGGCCGGGCTCGGCGGGCGGATGGGCGACGGCCGCCAGTACTGGAGCTTCATCTCGCTGCACGACGAGGTGGCCGCACTGCGGCACATGGTCGACACCCCGTCCCTGTCCGGCCCGGTGAACCTGACCGCGCCCGAGCCGGTCACCAACCGGGAGGTGACGGCGGCGATGGGGCGCGTGCTGCGGCGCCCGGCGTTCCTGCACGTGCCGGCGCCCGCGCTGCGGGTGGTGCTCGGGGAGTTCGCGCAGGACGTGCTGGGCAGCCAGCGGGTGCTTCCGGGGCGGCTGCTGGAGACCGGCTTCGACTTCGCCTTCCCGACGATCGACGACTCGGTACGGGCCGCCGCCCGCTGA
- a CDS encoding SDR family oxidoreductase — translation MNQLTRYEGRRALVTGGGSGIGQATVLRMLAEGGTVVAADISEDGLKDTVAKAGDAAGRLTTLVVDIADESSVREGVAAAVTALGGLDVLVNAAGVLRSSHTHETGLDAFEQVIRINLTGTFLVIREAIPALLEGDGPAVVNFSSTSAMFAHPYMAAYAASKGGIQSMTHALAAEYAKQGIRFTAVQPGSISSGMTDGSGASRQSVGPGLPEDTDWSLFAKLAPALGHGFAGPETVAGVVAMLASEDGKFITGTEVRVDGGTHF, via the coding sequence ATGAACCAGCTGACCCGTTACGAAGGACGCCGCGCACTCGTCACCGGCGGCGGCTCCGGCATCGGGCAGGCCACCGTGCTGCGCATGCTGGCCGAGGGCGGCACCGTCGTCGCCGCCGACATCAGCGAGGACGGGCTCAAGGACACCGTCGCCAAGGCGGGCGACGCCGCCGGCCGCCTCACCACCCTCGTGGTGGACATCGCCGACGAGAGCTCCGTGCGCGAGGGCGTCGCCGCCGCCGTCACCGCCCTCGGCGGCCTGGACGTGCTCGTCAACGCGGCCGGCGTCCTGCGCTCCTCGCACACCCACGAGACCGGCCTCGACGCCTTCGAGCAGGTGATCCGGATCAACCTCACCGGCACCTTCCTCGTCATCCGCGAGGCCATACCGGCGCTCCTGGAGGGCGACGGCCCGGCCGTCGTCAACTTCTCCTCCACCTCGGCGATGTTCGCCCACCCCTACATGGCGGCCTACGCGGCCAGCAAGGGCGGCATCCAGTCCATGACCCACGCCCTCGCCGCCGAGTACGCCAAGCAGGGCATCCGCTTCACCGCCGTCCAGCCCGGCTCCATCTCCTCCGGCATGACCGACGGCTCCGGCGCCAGCCGGCAGTCCGTCGGCCCCGGCCTGCCCGAGGACACCGACTGGTCCCTCTTCGCCAAGCTCGCCCCCGCCCTCGGCCACGGCTTCGCCGGCCCGGAGACCGTCGCCGGTGTCGTCGCCATGCTCGCCAGCGAGGACGGGAAGTTCATCACCGGCACCGAGGTCCGCGTCGACGGCGGCACCCACTTCTGA
- the aceE gene encoding pyruvate dehydrogenase (acetyl-transferring), homodimeric type, which translates to MTDPVGKIPSELDQLPDRDTEETAEWAASLDAVTKAAGPHRAAYLMRRTLQHAEGAGLALPKLLETDYVNTIPTSAEPVIDGDEEMERKITAWNRWNAAAMVTRGSKHGVGGHIATFASAAWLYETGFNHFFKGKESGDAAGSGDQLYIQGHASPGIYARAFLDGRLNETHLDNFRQEAGGNGLPSYPHPRRLPWLWEFPTVSMGLGPLSAIYQARFNRYLTNRGIKDVSSSHVWAFLGDGEMDEPESTAALALAAREGLDNLTFVVNCNLQRLDGPVRANFKIVQELEAQFRGAGWNVIKSLWGNAWDELFALDTTGALVRRLREVPDAQVQTYQTRDAAYIREDFFGKDPALVEMAKLLSDDKILECFHLSRGGHEPRKVYAAYKAAVEFKGAPTVILAQTVKGFTLGEGFASKNANHQMKKLSTDEFKNMRDLLGLPISDAQFVDGVVPYGHPGADSPEVRYLQERRAALGGPAPARRVHPLAPLPAPAEKTFAAFDKGSGSQSVATTMAFVRLIKDLVRDKETGKRWVPIVPDEARTFGMESLFPSLGIYSPKGQTYEPVDRDQLMYYKEAVNGQILNEGITEAGSMADFIAASTSYATHGEAMIPFYIFYSMFGWQRTADQMWQLGDQLGRGFLVGATAGRTTLTGEGLQHADGHSPMIAATNPAALTYDPAFAYEVAAIVKEGLRRMYGEAAEGEDQNVFYYLTVYNEPMPQPAKPAGAGIDEGIIKGLYRFNTAESAGLELPANASRIQLLSSGTAIHWALEAQKLLAAEWGVAADVWSATSWTELRRDALEADAALLRGEERVPYVRQALAGVESPVLAVSDYMRQVPDQIAQWVEQDYSSLGADGFGLSDTREAARRHFGVDAQSIVVAALAQLARRGEVQATAVKEARERYGL; encoded by the coding sequence ATGACCGATCCCGTAGGCAAGATTCCGAGCGAGCTCGACCAGCTCCCGGACCGTGACACCGAGGAGACCGCCGAGTGGGCGGCCTCCCTCGACGCCGTCACCAAGGCCGCCGGCCCGCACCGGGCCGCCTACCTGATGCGCCGCACGCTCCAGCACGCCGAGGGCGCGGGCCTGGCCCTGCCCAAGCTCCTGGAGACGGACTACGTCAACACCATCCCCACCTCCGCCGAGCCGGTCATCGACGGCGACGAGGAGATGGAGCGGAAGATCACCGCCTGGAACCGCTGGAACGCGGCCGCGATGGTCACCCGGGGCTCCAAGCACGGCGTCGGCGGCCACATCGCCACCTTCGCCTCCGCGGCCTGGCTCTACGAGACCGGCTTCAACCACTTCTTCAAGGGCAAGGAGTCCGGTGACGCCGCCGGCTCCGGCGACCAGCTCTACATCCAGGGCCACGCCTCCCCCGGCATCTACGCCCGCGCCTTCCTCGACGGCCGTCTGAACGAGACGCACCTCGACAACTTCCGGCAGGAGGCCGGCGGCAACGGCCTGCCCTCCTACCCGCACCCGCGCCGCCTGCCCTGGCTGTGGGAGTTCCCCACCGTCTCCATGGGCCTCGGCCCGCTCTCCGCGATCTACCAGGCGCGCTTCAACCGCTACCTGACCAACCGCGGCATCAAGGACGTCTCCTCCTCGCACGTCTGGGCCTTCCTCGGCGACGGCGAGATGGACGAGCCCGAGTCGACCGCCGCCCTCGCGCTGGCGGCCCGCGAGGGTCTGGACAACCTGACCTTCGTCGTCAACTGCAACCTGCAGCGCCTCGACGGCCCGGTCCGCGCCAACTTCAAGATCGTGCAGGAGCTGGAGGCCCAGTTCCGCGGCGCCGGCTGGAACGTGATCAAGTCCCTGTGGGGCAACGCCTGGGACGAGCTGTTCGCGCTCGACACCACCGGCGCCCTGGTCCGCCGCCTCCGCGAGGTGCCGGACGCGCAGGTCCAGACGTACCAGACCCGCGACGCCGCCTACATCCGCGAGGACTTCTTCGGCAAGGACCCGGCGCTCGTCGAGATGGCGAAGCTGCTGAGCGACGACAAGATCCTCGAGTGCTTCCACCTCTCCCGCGGCGGCCACGAGCCGCGCAAGGTGTACGCCGCGTACAAGGCCGCCGTCGAGTTCAAGGGCGCGCCGACCGTCATCCTGGCGCAGACCGTCAAGGGCTTCACCCTCGGTGAGGGCTTCGCGTCGAAGAACGCGAACCACCAGATGAAGAAGCTGTCGACGGACGAGTTCAAGAACATGCGGGACCTCCTCGGGCTCCCGATCTCCGACGCGCAGTTCGTCGACGGCGTGGTCCCCTACGGCCACCCCGGCGCCGACTCCCCCGAGGTCCGCTACCTCCAGGAGCGCCGCGCGGCCCTCGGCGGCCCGGCCCCGGCCCGCCGCGTGCACCCGCTCGCGCCGCTGCCCGCCCCCGCCGAGAAGACCTTCGCCGCCTTCGACAAGGGCTCCGGCTCGCAGTCCGTCGCCACCACGATGGCCTTCGTGCGCCTGATCAAGGACCTGGTCCGCGACAAGGAGACCGGCAAGCGCTGGGTGCCGATCGTCCCCGACGAGGCCCGCACCTTCGGCATGGAGTCGCTGTTCCCCTCGCTCGGCATCTACTCGCCGAAGGGCCAGACGTACGAGCCGGTCGACCGCGACCAGCTGATGTACTACAAGGAGGCCGTCAACGGCCAGATCCTGAACGAGGGCATCACCGAGGCCGGCTCGATGGCCGACTTCATCGCCGCTTCGACGTCGTACGCGACGCACGGCGAGGCGATGATCCCGTTCTACATCTTCTACTCGATGTTCGGCTGGCAGCGGACCGCCGACCAGATGTGGCAGCTCGGCGACCAGCTCGGCCGCGGCTTCCTCGTCGGCGCCACCGCCGGCCGCACCACCCTGACCGGTGAGGGCCTCCAGCACGCCGACGGCCACTCCCCGATGATCGCGGCCACCAACCCGGCGGCGCTGACCTACGACCCGGCGTTCGCCTACGAGGTCGCGGCCATCGTCAAGGAGGGCCTGCGCCGCATGTACGGCGAGGCGGCCGAGGGCGAGGACCAGAACGTCTTCTACTACCTCACCGTCTACAACGAGCCGATGCCGCAGCCGGCCAAGCCGGCCGGCGCCGGGATCGACGAGGGCATCATCAAGGGCCTGTACCGCTTCAACACGGCCGAGTCGGCCGGCCTGGAGCTGCCCGCGAACGCCTCGCGCATCCAGCTGCTGTCCTCCGGCACCGCCATCCACTGGGCCCTGGAGGCGCAGAAGCTGCTCGCCGCCGAGTGGGGCGTGGCCGCCGACGTGTGGTCCGCGACCTCCTGGACCGAGCTGCGCCGCGACGCGCTGGAGGCCGACGCGGCCCTCCTGCGCGGCGAGGAGCGCGTGCCGTACGTCCGCCAGGCGCTGGCGGGCGTGGAGTCCCCGGTCCTTGCCGTGTCCGACTACATGCGTCAGGTCCCGGACCAGATCGCGCAGTGGGTCGAGCAGGACTACAGCTCGCTGGGCGCCGACGGCTTCGGTCTGTCGGACACCCGTGAGGCCGCCCGCCGCCACTTCGGCGTCGACGCCCAGTCGATCGTGGTCGCCGCCCTGGCCCAGCTCGCCCGCCGCGGCGAGGTCCAGGCGACGGCCGTGAAGGAGGCGCGGGAGCGCTACGGCCTGTAA
- a CDS encoding GntR family transcriptional regulator, which translates to MTMPVVHSLREQIREHIVEGIVSGRWKPGERIVERRIATELEVSQTPVREALRELESLRLIESAPNKGVRVRNLTAADLEESYPVRAGLEQIAAELAAPRLSADCSALEPHVAALYEADAASDGTAQVRHTVAFHRELVKAAGNGVLLHTWEGLGIEVFTALSIRWLGTVQKSYAEEHQELVEAFRRADPNIGALVKAHVLGCAPRA; encoded by the coding sequence ATGACCATGCCCGTCGTCCATTCGCTGCGCGAGCAGATCCGCGAGCACATCGTGGAGGGCATCGTCAGCGGCCGCTGGAAGCCGGGCGAGCGCATCGTGGAGCGACGGATCGCGACGGAGCTGGAGGTCTCCCAGACCCCCGTCCGCGAGGCGCTGCGGGAGCTGGAGTCGCTGCGGCTGATCGAGTCGGCGCCCAACAAGGGCGTACGGGTGCGCAATCTGACGGCGGCCGACCTGGAGGAGAGCTACCCGGTCAGGGCCGGTCTGGAGCAGATCGCGGCGGAGCTGGCGGCGCCCCGGCTGTCGGCGGACTGCTCGGCGCTGGAGCCGCACGTGGCGGCCCTGTACGAGGCGGACGCGGCCTCCGACGGCACGGCGCAGGTGCGGCACACGGTGGCGTTCCACCGGGAGCTGGTGAAGGCGGCGGGCAACGGCGTGCTGCTGCACACCTGGGAGGGGCTCGGCATCGAGGTGTTCACGGCCCTGTCGATCCGGTGGCTGGGCACGGTGCAGAAGTCGTACGCGGAGGAGCACCAGGAACTGGTGGAAGCCTTCCGCAGGGCGGATCCGAACATCGGGGCGCTGGTGAAGGCGCACGTGCTGGGCTGCGCCCCGCGCGCCTGA
- a CDS encoding DUF4240 domain-containing protein translates to MDETEFWEIIDSTRERAEGDPEEHADLLVERLTQLDPDSVVDFARHFEARYNRAYTWDLRGAAAVLLGGAGEEAFDWFRCWLIAQGREVFEGGVHDPDALAELLEDFDEEIDGDGEELGFAADEAYEQLTGAETPDLGIPPPGAEPEGTPFDLDDDAVLAARFPRLWARFGPG, encoded by the coding sequence ATGGACGAGACGGAGTTCTGGGAGATCATCGACTCCACCCGGGAGCGCGCCGAGGGCGACCCGGAGGAGCACGCCGACCTGCTCGTCGAGCGCCTGACGCAGCTCGATCCGGACTCCGTGGTCGACTTCGCCCGCCATTTCGAGGCCCGCTACAACCGCGCGTACACCTGGGACCTGCGGGGCGCGGCGGCGGTGCTGCTCGGCGGGGCGGGCGAGGAGGCCTTCGACTGGTTCCGCTGCTGGCTGATCGCCCAGGGCCGGGAGGTCTTCGAGGGCGGGGTGCACGATCCGGACGCGCTGGCGGAGCTGCTGGAGGACTTCGACGAGGAGATCGACGGGGACGGCGAGGAGCTGGGCTTCGCGGCGGACGAGGCGTACGAGCAGCTGACCGGCGCGGAGACGCCGGACCTGGGGATCCCGCCGCCGGGCGCGGAGCCGGAGGGCACGCCGTTCGACCTGGACGACGACGCCGTGCTCGCGGCCCGCTTCCCACGGCTGTGGGCCCGGTTCGGCCCCGGGTAG
- a CDS encoding TetR/AcrR family transcriptional regulator, producing the protein MSTKPPSLTERRKAATQLDIARAAAELFTERGPDDTTAEDIAQRAGVALRTFYRYFRSKQDAVAPLLAGGADRWRAELAATPPGTDLAAALERSVASSLAAAGEEAAEGLRWTRGLLRAAEHDPALRAVWYRVNQESEERLRDVLAALAGPDADPVDLRLTAAAATAAIRIALETWAPTDAPLRGGEGPAALAVRCLRGLTGGIPLPGRDV; encoded by the coding sequence GTGAGCACCAAGCCCCCCTCCCTGACGGAGCGCCGCAAGGCCGCCACCCAGCTCGACATCGCCCGCGCCGCCGCGGAGCTGTTCACCGAGCGCGGGCCCGACGACACCACCGCCGAGGACATCGCCCAGCGGGCCGGGGTCGCGCTGCGCACCTTCTACCGCTACTTCCGCTCCAAGCAGGACGCGGTCGCCCCGCTCCTCGCGGGCGGCGCCGACCGCTGGCGCGCCGAACTCGCCGCCACCCCGCCGGGCACGGACCTGGCCGCGGCCCTGGAACGGTCCGTCGCCTCGTCCCTGGCCGCGGCGGGCGAGGAGGCGGCGGAGGGCCTGCGCTGGACCCGCGGGCTGCTGCGCGCGGCGGAGCACGACCCGGCCCTGCGGGCCGTCTGGTACCGGGTCAACCAGGAGTCCGAGGAACGCCTCCGCGACGTCCTGGCCGCCCTCGCGGGCCCCGACGCCGACCCCGTGGACCTCCGCCTGACCGCCGCGGCCGCCACCGCCGCGATCCGCATCGCGCTGGAGACCTGGGCCCCGACGGACGCGCCCCTACGGGGCGGGGAAGGACCGGCGGCCCTGGCGGTGCGGTGCCTGCGGGGCCTGACGGGCGGCATCCCGCTGCCGGGCCGGGACGTGTGA